The sequence ACGCTCTTCTGACAAGGGAAAATTCTCTCACAGTATCACAAATACTTCTTTATTTCATGTTCTGTGTATCACAGCCTACGATAAAAATGCGGTacataacttttacacagatatcttttaaattcaaaccattgtcaaatgagctCACCAAGGTCAAGTAAGCCTATTAGCTCCACACCAGTATCTCAGCGTTTCCCAGATTAGCCGTGTTTAGATCTTTAGATtctcatgctgcacacaggaagtgattaagTGTTTATGTCTGTAAACAACGGCCGAAGAGAGGCAGAGTACACGCTGCAGCTTAAGCATAAGGATTATCAGATCCGTGTTGCACAGTGAGGTTTGTCGTCATCTAAAAAGTGAAGTCCTGCAGCAGGCAACACTGGTCGTCAAACCATAAACTGTGAGCCAGAGTCCTTCCAGAGGTTGGTCTCTCCAAAGTTCGAGGTCCTCCTCTTACACTGGCGGCAGCGCTTATACTGTACAAGCTGATCTACCAGGAGGTGACCAGCAGACCTGACcacagggagacagagggacagataaGTGATGTACTGTCAGAGAATAATGATCAAGGCATGTCAGCAACAAGGTGAATCATCTCAGGTTTAAAAGCAATCAGTCTTGTAAGTATCATGATTTAATGAAGCTTAATGTAGAAGATAAAATCCTTTTGTTGAAAGAGAAATTATGAACTAAGGACACACTGAAAGGTAAAGGGCTCATTCTATGTGGACCCAACGCgcgcagcccagattttggaaccgtgTGCAAAGAGCGTGTTGGAGAGCGCGTGCACAAACTGAATTGaagtattaagccccgctcgccaagcagaaaaaaacatttcgacaacagaagtagtcgccaaggatagtcatccgaggctcaacctggcaaccctcgaacctgctgacaccccgactcccctgcccgacgggCCTTTCAGCTTTGAGCCGCTCAAACCCCGAAGTATCCGAGGGAACTGTAACGttgctctcttcttctttggtctattccctgcgtccagacttgtaccgccccccgttggtgaagtgggatactaccgCATCCTGACACGCGAGGATACCAGAGTCCGCGGTAGGCGACGTGCAGAAGTATACAAGGGCCTTAAGTGATGGACCTGCAGAGGGTGACCATTTGCTTTGTGTAGCTTAAAGGTGCAGATAgcaacttttattaaaaaaacaaaaaacattagttTCTGAAGGTACTGCATATTATAGATAGTCTGTGCTATATGTAGAATATCAGTAgcaatgtcattgtttgtgtatgtgtgattaaATGTGGCATCTGATTTATTCATATATGGCAAAGTAGCTTTATGTTAGGTTATGGGGACGAATATAGGGACAAATATTGTGGAACCCCAGAACACTTGTTGCTGTGCCTGTTCCGTTAGCCTCTGCTAAGCTAACTCAACCATCCACAGTGAACATAAACGCTGCACACACCTCAGGAagcttctctcctcctcctcacgttgATGTTTCATCTTCGCGCTGCGTCTCCACTCGTCCTCTAGTGTCTTACTGATGTCCCGTCTCCTCTCAGAGTGATTCATACGGTCCAGTATTAGTCTGTATAGTGAACACAAATATTTCAACTTccctgtgtgattgtgtgttccCCACCCGCATTAACTCACTCAGTTTTGTTGTATTTCagcatttgtctttctttctctagtTGTGCCTGGCGGTTGTGCAGTTCTTCCCCTTTCCTCTGAGTGGCAGCACTGAAATTTACACGGAAGAGCTGCAAGATAATAAATGACATCGTAAGAGTTCACTGCAGTAGACAAGTTACTAAAAAGACAAAGGTAGAAATGATAAGCTAAGTAGCTACTAAGTAGGAGGTATAAAATTGAGATACTTTTTAGTTCACATTTATCCGAACTGTATTAGTATTTACTTCGCAGGGCACAGAATGTAAGAttgacaatattttatttattttttaatacagtTTACTGATTGCTTCCACGATTTAGCATGCTTGCATATAACATGACAAAGCTCTTAAAGGACCAGtttgtaagaattggtgacatctaatggtgagactgtagattgcAACAGACGGACGACTCCTCTgccatttccttgtttccttgGTCCTTGTGGGTCGTGCTACATGCAGCCTCCGCCGTTCAAGGCCAttgccatatacagtatataaaagacttattctaaggctataaaAAGTGAGGGTTACCTTCTGTGCCAGCTCTCGGCTCTCTGTGTTACTGACTGCAGTCTGACAGCGAGGGAACCCAGAGTTGTTAGTCTGGCACTCTGGAGGGTCTGTGTGCTTCCTTTCCTTCACCTACAAGACACAACACACTTATTTCTCATTTCATGAAGAAGTCATGAACATGTGTAGACCCTGTTTTGGACAGCTTATTCAGAAGTGACATATCTGTATTGCCTTTACATACatcattgattttgttttgagaAATACTGAGAGAAAAATTACAAGATATTCCTAAAATTTTACAGAGGAGAGTTTTTCTGTAACCCAATATCAAGAATAATCCTTGTGCTTGTTAAATTActttcttttaattaactgtTAATCTAATTTATCAGTCCAttccttcatttctttataTACTATATGCATTTTCTCTAaaaatgtatgtctttttttatttattccattttataatctgattatgggcttccttcttcctccttgTGCTTTATGAAAATCCCTTCTTTATACCTCTTTTTGAATTGAATCAGGCTTCCACATtggtaattaattaatttatagaAAAGGTTTGCAACTCTCCTTCCTTCAGGTGCAaaataatcaagaaaaaaaaaacactatttattATGATAATGTCAAACTTAATATATTTTTACGACAGAAAACATGAGCCGTAATTGAGCCAGATTATTGATGTCTTTGAACTTTTGCTTGTGTGACATGTTTCAtacatgtgtctgtctgcactcGTGTCCTTGGCAGGCAGGATGGGCGGTTGCCTCCCTACTACCTTCCTTTGAACTATGACCTTCCTTATCCTGAACCCCGCATTTGGAAATCCctgattttatttcagtgttgagATTCTGCTTCCTCTCTGAAAAGTACAGAGAGGAACAGAATCTCTCTATAAACTAAATCCTACTGAAAACTCCATTAATCACCAAGGTAAATAATTGCATTGACCACGTATTCACAATAACCAatattttattcaaacatttggTAACTTTTGTAACCTTTTGTAATTTCGTTTGTCGATTGTTAGTCTAACAGAAGCAGTTGGTTTTGAAACCTGAATTATTCATAACACTATATTTCATTGCTTGGTAGGTAGGTTAGTTGGTTGTTTGACTGACTAGTGGGTTGGTTGGCTAACTGATGGACTGGTTGTTGGCTGGTTGGttatttgattgattatttgGTTTGTCAACCAACCAGTCCAGCAGTTTGTTGGATGTTTGACTGACTAGTCGGTTGGTTGGCTACCTGAACTGGTTGGTTGTTTTAGTGACTTGTTGGTTGGATGTTTGACGGACTAGTTGGTTGGCTGACTGACCGGTGAATTGGTTGGTTGTCGGTTGGCTGTTTTAGTGACTTGGTTGGATGTTTTAGTGACTAGTTGATCGGTTTGCTTATCAATGATTTGGTTAGTTGTGGACTGGTTATTTTCGTGACTTGTTGGTTGGATGTTTGACTGGCTAGTTGGTCGATTGGCTGATTGATGAGTTGGTTGTTTTAGTGACTTGTTTGGATATTTGACTAACTAGTTGGTCGGTTGGCTGACTGGTGAATTGGTTGGTTGTCGTTGGCTGTTTCAGTGACTTGTTGGTTGGATGTTTGACTGACTAGTTGGTCTGTTAGCTGATTGATGAATTGGTTGGTTGTGGATTGGTTGTTTTCGTGACTTGTTGGTTGGATGTTTGACTGACTAGTTGGTCGGTTGGCTGATTGATGAATTGGTTGGTTGTGGATTGGTTGTTTTCGTGACTTGTTGGTTGGATGTTTGACTGACTAGTTGGTTGGCTGACTGATGGACTCCTTAGAGTGttggttggtttgttggttttgcacaaaaaagtgaaaccgtttaaaaaaatactttaaaacatatttgGTCCTTGCCTGGGTGTCCAGTGCCCTCTTGTAATGTTTAGTTCTCTCATATttctgctggagctgctgagcCTTCTTCACAGCGATcctaaaacacacatatttacagtttatagccaataaaacacagtgtgtacaGCAGATGATTATTTCAAATTGCCAGTGCCATTGTGTGTGTCATTGCTGGAGACTCACTCCTGGACCAGCTGGACCTGGTCTAGATGCTCCTTGAGAAGACGCCGCTGCTGGTCCAGAGCCTCGTGCTGCTGTCGACTCTCCATCTGGCTCTGGAGATCTTTCATATAACGCTGCTGTTGGATCCTCTTGGCAGGAGTGAGAGGCCGAGCCGGGAAGATAAATGTGGTCTAAGCAGCCCAGGGAAGACACAGAGATTCAAGAAACCACTTACACAAGGAAAATGAGGTGTGATTTAAAGATCCGAAGTAGTTATTGGTCCAATCAGGTTGCAGTTTTGAATATTGGTCAGGTCAGGTGCCCAGTATATGTTGTACGATTTAGGCGGTCCTCGACTGGCTGGCCTTGTTTGGATTTCTGCTGATATCGAAGTCAGTAGGAGGCATTAGCGTTAGCAATTAAAACTGTCCATTTTTTAAGTAATGCTCTAGCCAAACCTCACTGTCACCCCAATATTTGCCCGAATTAGGGCCCAAATAGGGGCCGACACGGCTCCAGGCACACATTtgtgcgaggaacctattgttatccatcagattattttcattattactattattatatacatGGCTTTCCAGTCATTTTTGAGACTTGAAACTTTGCACGCAGGTCAGGTCTGGTTTATATTTTCTGGCAGAAATCAATGAAAGTGTGATTCATGGCAGATGTTGATACATTGAACTATGCCGCACTGCAGGCTCCACTCACAGGGAAAAGACAaatcttctctttcttctctgagATCTGTAGGTTGAACGTAGCGACCTGTTTTGCGTGCTCACGTTGCTCACTCCTCCTTGCCTGtcaaatgaaaacaccaaaaataTCATCATCGGTTATTGAAAAGGATTGTGACAGAAAAGGAGGgctacagtacagtaaataacTTAAAGGCTCAGGGTGTAACATCAGGGAGGATTTGTTGTCAGAATTTGAATACCCTACCCATAAGTATGATGTGTAGATTTGTGTAATGAAATCATTTGATTTCTGTAACCTTTatccttttatatgtactttatgcaagggccttgctttattgAGGCCTCCATCTTGCAATGCCAAGATGGAGGTCCATTCTACAGTAGTagaatggacaaaccagtcaAAGTATGCGTTTTAAAGGAAGCAAATGAAGACCATCATAGCTCCCTGATGTGTTTGGGAAAAGGAGAGGTGACGGAAAAAAGTACCATTTTCTTATGTAATATTGGCAAAAATACCAACAAATTTCCAAAGTGTCCTACACTACCATGGAAATTAGTATGATGGCCACTTCCTTGGAACTTGATTattgagatttttttctttttgttaccgactttattattttcatttttggttttcatttgatccttcttctttttctggtTCTGTGGAATTAATACTTTCAACATCCTCATAATTCATCGTTTTCATAGTCCTACTATTAAGGTGAATATTCCTGATACTTTTTTGATTGATGAGCTGAATGGTTTGCTGTTTAATGTAAGCACATGTGTTCTCTAGGGATAAAATCTCACTGGAGCTGCACTGATGAATCAATTCATGGATTTAAAAAatcatttgtatatatatatatgtatatatatataaaaaaaagtaataataataatttgtcaacattttgttGATCAATTtgattggtttgagtgttttttttgttttgttttgaagttgtcaacttcttatatgtgaatattttctggttttctttgctccatgtaacaacaAAATTAATGAAACTGATCAGTTTTGTTGGGGgacacatggttggtgtagtggttagcactcttgcctttgcagcaagaacacCTGGGTCGGAACacgggtctttctgcatggagtttgcatgtactccccgtgtgtgcgtgggttttctctgggttggCTGGCTTCCTCcataatccaaaaacatgcaatatggggattaggtaaattggacactctaaattgactgtaagagtggatggttgtttctttctatatgtggtcctgtgatagACTAGCGACCCCCGTGTACCCCTCCttttaccctatgtcagctgagattggcacagctccacatgtggaggataaagtggaagatgagggagaagatggatggatgataagtTGTatcgtttgtggacaaaataagacatttgagaacatcatcattttgatgtTTAGGAAACAGTGAGTCACTTTGGCTTGTCAACGTGCATGTACCTCGATTCTTAATGTCACACAAACCTGTTCCTCCTCCATGCGCTGCTTGTCTCTCTGCTGTTCTCTGAACAG is a genomic window of Solea senegalensis isolate Sse05_10M linkage group LG7, IFAPA_SoseM_1, whole genome shotgun sequence containing:
- the LOC122772758 gene encoding coiled-coil domain-containing protein 81-like isoform X2, translated to MMIQRPIFLVAGKLVQSLGLKQTRPLAAATHLPVVQLNFTAVSQETPFSRDVVEGCVRETLALLFRALASEKSVSVTFRGIGVLFFANDKVRMKFNKGFINAMDGSGRLLLAFNNRPGSSVSLLSGGQSRIQRTGTAQHDVGLPTVCSPQLPDKAADHDGRCSSPASDVRNAGDVPQAIEAQSHQPLQPATVKATDSLEELAPKSPTEEKDKHTTFVSSTEVVPKQEKPCADVTCSDHKRAGQELCYLCMQRARRNVPVYLREQQQAEEKAQDKLLLFREQQRDKQRMEEEQARRSEQREHAKQVATFNLQISEKKEKICLFPTTFIFPARPLTPAKRIQQQRYMKDLQSQMESRQQHEALDQQRRLLKEHLDQVQLVQEIAVKKAQQLQQKYERTKHYKRALDTQVKERKHTDPPECQTNNSGFPRCQTAVSNTESRELAQKLFRVNFSAATQRKGEELHNRQAQLEKERQMLKYNKTELILDRMNHSERRRDISKTLEDEWRRSAKMKHQREEEERSFLRSAGHLLVDQLVQYKRCRQCKRRTSNFGETNLWKDSGSQFMV